A segment of the Anguilla anguilla isolate fAngAng1 chromosome 6, fAngAng1.pri, whole genome shotgun sequence genome:
CCAGCAGCCTGCCCGACCagcctagcccccccccccccccccccccccaccaccaccaaacctACTGCAGAATTGCTCAGCCGAGCCACAAAATCATGACCAATTCACACAGCCTGATTGCAGAATCACTATTCAATCATTCCTTTTCTTTCATGAGGGTTATCTTCCATGCAAATCATACcttgcgcatgcacacacatacacagtttgAGAACACATAAAGTTCACATGTGGAATACTGAAATGCTAACATACTACTCTAATCCTGCCAAATCCGTTCCGTAAACAAACAGCTAAattacagtttcattttcacatttcttaaTCAAGGTTCTAGTCACGTTAGTATTTGTAGACTTCACAGTTTTCCAGTTGGCACTGTACAGACtttatgtcaaataaaaatataaatgtatgatttatttaatttatctgaTTTAATTTAGAAGTCACTGTATGCTCAAGCAATCCACTAACTGCACCTCTGCAGACCATCTGTGATGTGCAAATCTTGGGCGCAGATGTGTTTTCTTCCATCGGACACGAGTGCGCTCTGtcgtgaaacaaaatggaggaaaggCCAAGGAATGCACAAGCTCACATCTTCCTGCCCTTTGGATTCTGCATATAAAAGTCTTGTTCACGCTCAGCGGAAACATAACCATATGCTATGAATTGCTCAAaggaaaatgaacatatttttataatggGGGGTTATGACACTAGAATAGAAGGAGAGAATAATTTGTTTACTAGACCCTGCAGATTTGCACCATCGGATGTAAATAGGCGAGGTAGAGTTCTTTATTGACCTCTGCACTGAGCTTCTGTCACAGTTGAGCTCCTCAAATAAAAAGACAGGAGGAGGCAAGAACTGAGAATAAACTACTTCTGGAGCACTACAATCAACTGCAGAGGGTCTTATCCACTATAAGGCAGTAGGAGTAGTGCAAGCAGTTAAGGATTTAAGAGCatagtaattattatttaacatttcaaGTTAGTTTGATAATTTCCTAAATATACTTCATATGAAACATCAAATCTTTATTAATTTGCCATATTTATATCCTGGGGTTACAACAAGGGATCTGCAGACCCCTGGGGATCCTTGAAGGTATTATAGTAGgtccctacacacacactcacaggtcttgatttttaatttaacaacaAGCCTGCaatgatattaaaaacacaacagactCAAATGGTTGCATGTAAAAGAAAGTCAACCACCATACCCAAATGACACCCCTGATTGTATTAATCTATATACATTTCAGTCCATTTCAGAGGGCTTGAAAGGATTCAATATCCCATTGGTTTATTAACATAGCCACATTTCAGTCAGTCTTATTTGCTTCAGCAGTCCAGTAAAAACCATCACCTCAAGCCACAGTCACCATCATACTTAACAGTTTTATCTACTAGTTGTAATattacacacagtcacaagcAGCATCCCAATAAATGTGAAGTCACGCTAAATactttcattctttctctctccaagATTCTGGGTGGCCTCTTCCAGAGTTCCTCTGCCCCATCTGGCTCTTCCTGGACGTCCTGTTCTCCACCGCCTCCATCATGCACTTGTGCGCCATCTCACTAGACCGCTACATTGCGATCAAGAAACCCATCCAGCACAGCCAATATAAGTCCCGGGCCAGGGCCCTGACCAAAATTGCCACCGTGTGGCTCATATCCATCGGTAAGCAGCCCTGAATCTCCAGCAGGCCTAAACTGGCAGTATGTGGCACGTATCCATTATTAAGCAGGCATGTACTGGCATTCATCAGTATTGGTTATGGTGATGACGTTGGCTAGGTTTCAGTCTCCTCTCTTTGGCATTAATTCCTGAGGAAGTGTTAGGAACATATAAAATTGTATATTAAATTTCCATAAGGGTCGGTTTAACATTGCATATACACCAAAACCATATGCAATGAACCAGTTTACTTTGAAtgctggggaggacttttataGGTGgggaaatgtttaaataaatgcataaaaccaATGCCTCAGGAGTTTTTCTGCAAGTTTGATTAGTAATGAGACGTTTATTTGGACTCACATGGCTTCTCTCAAACCAATCTTGGAACTCCTCTTAAGCGAGCATCAGCTTCAAGCACAGCTGTAAATCCATTACATTTTGCCATTAAGGAAAGTAACATAATTCAAAAGTTGGACTCTTATTTCTTCATTGAGCAATGTAAATGGACTCTTGCACTGTGTCAAAAAGTGTTTAGTGACCAGAGAATCGCACCTATTCATTCACAAGGATTAGCGCGCATAAAATATGCAGGGGGTCTCAAACCTAACAGAGATTGACTTCTATATCATTGTCAAGTTTGTTTACTGCATGACAAAGTTCCCTTTTTTCTAAGAAGTGTATCACtcttaatttcttttaaaaagccagCTTAGTATGCCCCATAAAGCCCACTTGCTTTGCTGAGTCTAAGCTCGGTCAGCACTTTCTTCATCTGGCCAGTGAATGGCTCTGGTCCCTCCATAGAGGAAGGAAGGGCAGGCATAATGAGGGAAGAGTCTGTTAGTGCTTCAGCAAAGTAGTCATTGAGTTGCTCTGCTACATTTTCGTCATCCACACCATCAATCTGTGTCACCCCACTATTTGATTTTGATCTCCCCAGCTCTTTGTTGACAACATTCTGCCACTCCTTTGGGTTTTGAGGGTTgctttttgaatttcatttttgtaactttttttctttgctttgtgtAGGAACCTCCAAACTGAATTTCTAGCTTTTTTACACTCTACTTTTCTACTCAGAACACTCACCAATCCTTTTGCCAAAAATGGCTTACATCATTTCAAAGAGCTAAAACATATCAGAGATGAAAGTGAGCTAAATTAAATTATCCGCTCTTTAAAAAGGACATTTATAAGAAACCTAAGAAAACAGGGTTTTTGAGGTCAGGGGGTTGTATGGGGGGGAATCAAATTGATTAATTCTGCATTGTTCACTCACAGGTATTGCTATATCCATCCCAATCAAAGGCCTGAAGAACACCAAGATGACAACCTTCAACAACCATCATACCTGTCTGCTGAAGCCTGACTGCTTCAGAGAGTTCATCCTGTTTGGCTCCATGGCGGCCTTCTTTGTTCCGCTGACCATCATGATGGTGATATACCTGCTGACGATCCAGGTGCTGCGGAAGAAAGTGTACCTGCTCAAGTTCAGAGCGTCACAGAACTTAGGCACGTCCACCGTATCCACTGTCTTTCAGAGGGACCTGCCCACCATGTCCTCCCCTGAGATGGTGGCCATGCTGGACATCCCCCAAAAGGACCTGGTGAAGGGCCACATCGACCCCATCACGTTGGAGGAGGTCCCTATCCGTAAGATGTCCACCCTGGGTAGGAAGTCCATGCAGAACCTCAGCAATGAGCAGCGTGCCTCCAAGGTCCTGGGCATTGTCTTCCTCCTCTTTGTGGTCATGTGGTGCCCCTTCTTCATCACCAATGTGATCTCAGTGGCCTGCAGGAGCTGTGATGGACAGATTGTGGGCAGGCTGATGGAGATATTTGTCTGGGTGGGCTACGTGTCCTCAGGGATCAACCCTCTGGTCTACACCCTCTTCAACAAGACTTTCCGGAAGGCCTTCACTCGCTACATCACCTGCAACTTCAGCGAGACACGCTCACCCCCCAGAGCAACACACAGGGACCTGACTCGGATATCCTTCCGCTCCTCAGCCACCCAGAATTCCAAGCTCTTCGTGAAGCATGGGATGAGGAATGGCGGGTACCAGAGTCCTCTGTGTCTGCGAACCACGGCCACCCAGACCTCCGCCAGCCTACTACTGGACACGCTGCTCCTCACGCAGAACGAGGGCGACAAACAAAAGGAGCAGGTCAGCTATGtgtagctgcagcagcagcctggCATGGGAAAGAAGAATTCTGAAGAGTCCACTTGACCAGGCCGGTCTTCCAGCAGCTTGACCAAGCATCACTTTGGCTGTGGGCTTTGGTGGGACAGTGCTAAGGAAAGAGAACTAGCCTGTGCCACGTGAACCACATAATCCCACTGCACAGTTCACCATTGACCGGGATGTGCTGAGTACCTGTGTGGTCCTTGTGCGCATGGATCACCACATTGCTCTAGTGCACAAAGTTCACTAGAGGAATGTGGAAGAAGAGCTTGTAGAGTGACTTTTAAGGACAACTTCTACACATTTCAGCACACTGGCGCACTGAATGCAAGTAAGAAATAACAGGCATAATGAAGGCCTGCATGATTGTAATCTCCTACTGACCATAGATGGTTCTAGAAAGAAGCAGATGGAATAAAGCTACATTTGCAGGTACAATGATAACACAGCCACTGGATTCATTCGCTTTCCATGTTTATCTGAATCACTTTTGGAATGATCACATGGCACATGCATGTGCTTACTGATATCCAATAATGAACCTGAAAAATACCATTGGGAAAAGGACATGTCAGATCTTTTGGTCAGTTGCAGCCATTTCTGTACacttttaaaagaacatttcattGCCTAAAATATATCTTCAAACCAAATGTATGTGTAGCTTTGAAGACTTCACTAATAAAACTTTCATGAAGACAAATTCATAAGGGTACCAGAGTACACATCCCTGCGTTGACAATAACACATGTTGTGTGGGTCCTCCATTTTCATTAGCAGGCTACATCTGATTAATCCCCCAATCACTACAAAAACCTACTGTGCCAACAGGGTGTTTATTAGCATCCCATTTAATTTGACTCATGGTCATCTTGATCGGGAGGGTTTACAGGGCCTCAGCGATGAACCactgccaaaaacaaaacaaactggcTCTTTATTGTCAGCAAATGGTGAATCCTCAAAGCAAAGGCGTTTGGAGAGACAGCAGATGTGCTCGTCTCCAAACACATTCTCAGGAAGAAACCAAGTCAGCCGTATGCCATAATTACACAACTGAGTGTTTCAGTGTCTTCCCACCTTGTTTCACTTTGCTTTTACAGAGTATTTGTGAACACCAAGATGGTTTGTCATGCATTGAATTTAGTAATTGGCTGATTTAACTGTAAATTCTTGACTTAATTAGCAAAGATGTTTTAGCACCGCCACTGTGCGTCATCTTGTACAGTGGCAATGAAATGAAGACATGCTTTGAAGGAGATGAGCATGCAAAACTTGAGTCCTCTGTTAACTGCCTGGCTCTTACTCAGATAGAAACTACCAAACCAAGATGATTTACATGACCAGGTTGGGAAtattagtgaaatcaaagtacAGGTTGTAAACATTGGTTGAATGCAATGGAATCACAACAGTATTTCAACATGGAAGAGTTCTGATGGCTCAAAAATAGTGTGCTGTACATGTTTCTGGCATGGTTAAAGTGTGTCTCCCCCCTTAAAAGATAAGATTACTCGATGGTAATTAATGATCATTCATGGAAGAGCATGTCTTTCTTCAAGAGAAGAGCATCTTTCATCATGACAATGCCCATGCTGACAGAGCCTGAATAGTCACCAAAATGGTGGATTGAGTGGTGAATTGATCCTTCACCATTCTAGATGGTGGTAAATTACACCACAGCAAATACAGGCTGCACTGCTGACACGTAGAGAACCAACGCTctattaaataatattacactggtgattattattatgttacTCCCAGCAACAGTCAGACAGCGTACCTGATTGGTATGGACAGGCAACCCACTAAGGCTTTGAATgaccatttaaataaaaatacacaagatTTCTCACATTGTTTCCAGAGTGAACTTGAATGGGATCAGATCAGCTACATGTTAGTGCAAAAGTGGTGTGCAGACTTTTTTAGCGTTCACCTTTTGGTCATGCGTGAAACCAAATCTCCATGtgactttattttatattagatCACTGCTCTAGGCCATAACCTGGTAGGACATGTGGGATGGTTGCCAGATACAAGGTTTTTGAGATGAGAAAAGAAGacagctgcccctcccccactcactACAAGCATCTCCTGTCCACAGCACAATCTGAAAGTCCAGCACCAACGAGGATTCCCTGAGAGCTCAGTGGGatagctctgattggctgcatgtCAGGGGGCTATCTAAACACAGGGAAGACTTGCAGCTGGGTTTTCTTACTGACAATCGATCATGTGAATTTCACACTACCTTTTTTGGACACAAAATATTCCCAAGGTCTTTTGGCACTTGGCCAATGCATTATTAACAGAGCTGTACTGTGTGAAAGGGAAATTACTTAATTTACATAGAAATATCAAGGACACGGTTTTATAAACAGATAAAAGACGAAAGTGTGAAGCTAAACAGGAGGCTTCGCTACCTATCTCTTCATGCTCAAAGGCATAGTGTGAATAAGGACCCCTTTGTAAAAGTTAGTCTGTCATATTTTCTCAGAGATTGTATAGTATATAGCAGATCTCACATTGTTTCACATTGTTATTGTTGACACATTCGTAATCATGTGGTTTACTGCCATCTTGCTACAGGAGACAGCACCAATCTACAACTATTCCAcagaggttgtttttttttgggaaagggACTTAACACCCCTCtctatttcattattttgtgtttagtcTGAGCAGAGAGCTGAAGTGGCTTCGACTCAGATGGTTGCTGGGCTGTGGCAAATGGTAGGGCTTTTTCAGcgtttgtgtttcagtttcttGCATCACCTGAACAATTGCTATGAAGCAAAGTATCCACAAAActtaaataacagaaaaagcCACAGGATAACCAAATTCAAGCTATTTAATCTCAAACTATCTGGACAGTTTCAGTTACACTTCACTTAGACTGTTGAACATGCTTCCAGACAGCTGTGCAAACTCAAATTCCAActctaacaaaaaaaaagtttcttgaAATTGTGCACGTTGTAATAAATTTCAGGTTCCTAAAAAATAGTACTTTCAAGATGTGAGGATAGTTGGCTTTCTAACCATACCTTTAAAAACGGTAACAAGTTATCACTTATTAATATTACAAAACCAATATGCATATTCCTAATATAGAAAGATAGTCACAACAAGCTATCTTTAAGATGAATACCATTGAAAGCTACTACCGCAAGATAACACATAGCAGCCTGCTAGCTATCAACAGAACAAGCTAATGCAAGACCTTTCcagaaagaatacattttttgttttatctttagTGGTTGCACTTCAAGGTCGAAGAAACTGGAATCAGTAAATTCTTTGTTGACGTGTTGTTTTAACCCTTTCTGCATTCACAAATGGATCTagaatattaaagaaaaaaagcccGTGCCAAGATTGGTTTGCTTTCCCCTTGGCTAAATGCCAGGTGTTCTGTGGGCAGGTTTAGCTGGGTACAATGTATATCACTAAAACGCTAAAACCGTCGAAATCCTTTCCActtgtaatataaaaataatgctcTTGCCACTTGTGCAGGCAAGTTAAGTTGGAAATTCCTGAATATTTCACCTTCTCTGGATGCATAAAAAccaatacacttttttttctccaaaaaaagaagggaaccacaagaaatgtgtttcatttctgGCAGCCCAGGGGCACTTCACTAACCCCAACAATGTTTACAGTGCCTATTTTTATGAGAAGGACTTCCCCaactttctaaaaaaacaatgttgttttgctgaaaaGCTAGTGCTGGTGCACGATGCAGTGCCTTCCCTCCCTTCATCTCCCTCCCATCTGTTGCTGCTAGCAACACTCCTGGTTGTCGCAGAACAGATGTGTGATGGATCAGTTAAGTAAGCCTATTGTCAGCTagtgataaataaatagctttcaagctatttgaaaatcaaaaatgaatcaaagcctttctttatTCGGGTGTAATGtctggagtttgagactgcGTTCTtgtctaatgttagtgtacagtaacTCAGTGTTGCAACTGtatattacacattgaatgatctgCATGTTTAACTATTCGCAACGATGAATGGTTTACATAAGATGTGTCTAATGGAAATGAATATTAATCAGCGCAGAATACACGTCCACCCCATACACCCTGT
Coding sequences within it:
- the LOC118229740 gene encoding 5-hydroxytryptamine receptor 2B-like, whose amino-acid sequence is MLATPQQRSRAAVTRTQGSHGEMSQLSPFSPLLGWKASDAAPLPLNSSDQNSSSGALVALVTGGPGAGGELRWASLLIITVIIPTIGGNILVILAVSLERKLQNATNYFLMSLAVADLLVGLLVMPIALVTVLFNSGWPLPEFLCPIWLFLDVLFSTASIMHLCAISLDRYIAIKKPIQHSQYKSRARALTKIATVWLISIGIAISIPIKGLKNTKMTTFNNHHTCLLKPDCFREFILFGSMAAFFVPLTIMMVIYLLTIQVLRKKVYLLKFRASQNLGTSTVSTVFQRDLPTMSSPEMVAMLDIPQKDLVKGHIDPITLEEVPIRKMSTLGRKSMQNLSNEQRASKVLGIVFLLFVVMWCPFFITNVISVACRSCDGQIVGRLMEIFVWVGYVSSGINPLVYTLFNKTFRKAFTRYITCNFSETRSPPRATHRDLTRISFRSSATQNSKLFVKHGMRNGGYQSPLCLRTTATQTSASLLLDTLLLTQNEGDKQKEQVSYV